The Oceanisphaera avium genome includes a region encoding these proteins:
- a CDS encoding assimilatory sulfite reductase (NADPH) flavoprotein subunit produces the protein MLLKELAASASPLNEQQVHKLTQVAAELSATQLAWVSGYFYGISQHGGAALAAPAPAAVAAPAGKLTIIYASQTGNAKGVAEELQAAASANGVAVSLFNAADFKVRNLKKETHVLIVASTNGEGEAPDDAIEFHKELKAGKAGKLDGLQYGVIGLGDSSYEFYCQTGKDFDEYLSKAGAKPLLARLDADVDYDAVCQSWIQESVALVKEALKSDAANDVSAAVVPLTAGATSLYNKKHPFTAELLTNQAIVGRDSDRDVRHFEISLEGSDLTYQPGDSLGVWFSNDEQLVDDLLAQTGVAADSKVIVDEQSVTIREALIHSYELTQGYASFVQSYSELTDAPKLRALVDDKAALREYCATHQILDIAREQQGALTAEQLQASLRRLTPRLYSIASSQAEVEEEVHLTVGVVRFEQDGFARSGGASSYLADRLAEGGQVRVFIEHNDNFRLPANDDTPVIMVGPGTGIAPFRAFMQERDARDASGKNWLFFGNPHFTQDFLYQLEWQRFVKSGLLNKISLAFSRDQQEKIYVQHKLREQGAEVYAWLEEGAHFYVCGDANKMAKDVHDALVDIVAEHGNKTIEQATEYVDALRAAKRYQRDVY, from the coding sequence ATGCTGTTAAAAGAACTCGCGGCGTCTGCCAGCCCGCTAAACGAACAACAAGTCCATAAGCTTACTCAGGTGGCAGCCGAGCTAAGCGCGACTCAACTGGCGTGGGTAAGCGGTTATTTTTACGGTATTAGCCAACATGGCGGTGCCGCCCTAGCAGCGCCTGCGCCTGCTGCTGTTGCCGCCCCCGCTGGTAAGCTTACCATTATCTATGCGTCACAGACCGGCAACGCCAAAGGCGTGGCCGAAGAGTTGCAAGCGGCCGCCAGCGCTAATGGTGTGGCGGTGAGCCTATTTAATGCCGCCGATTTTAAAGTGCGCAACCTGAAAAAAGAAACGCATGTGCTCATCGTCGCCAGTACCAACGGCGAGGGCGAAGCCCCCGATGATGCCATAGAGTTTCATAAAGAATTAAAAGCCGGTAAGGCAGGCAAGTTAGATGGTCTGCAGTATGGTGTCATTGGTTTAGGCGACTCTTCTTATGAGTTTTATTGCCAAACCGGTAAAGACTTCGACGAATACTTAAGTAAAGCCGGTGCTAAGCCATTATTAGCCCGTCTTGATGCCGACGTTGACTATGATGCGGTGTGCCAAAGCTGGATCCAAGAGTCGGTGGCGCTAGTAAAAGAAGCGCTTAAGTCAGATGCCGCAAACGATGTATCGGCCGCCGTGGTGCCGCTAACTGCCGGTGCCACTAGCTTATATAATAAAAAGCATCCCTTCACCGCTGAGCTGTTAACTAATCAAGCCATAGTGGGGCGTGACTCAGACCGTGATGTACGCCACTTTGAGATTTCTTTAGAAGGCTCAGACTTAACTTATCAGCCGGGCGACTCCTTAGGCGTGTGGTTTAGTAACGATGAGCAATTAGTCGATGACTTACTCGCGCAAACGGGAGTGGCTGCAGATAGCAAAGTGATAGTTGATGAGCAAAGCGTCACTATCCGAGAAGCGCTAATTCACAGCTATGAGTTAACCCAAGGGTATGCCAGCTTCGTGCAGTCTTATTCTGAGTTGACCGATGCGCCTAAGTTGCGTGCATTAGTAGATGATAAAGCAGCTCTGCGCGAGTACTGCGCTACTCACCAAATCTTAGATATTGCTCGTGAGCAACAAGGCGCGCTCACTGCCGAGCAACTGCAAGCCAGTCTGCGCCGCTTAACACCGCGTCTATATTCCATTGCCTCGTCACAAGCTGAAGTCGAAGAGGAAGTGCATTTAACCGTGGGTGTGGTGCGCTTTGAACAAGATGGCTTTGCTCGCAGCGGCGGCGCTTCTTCTTATCTGGCTGATCGCTTAGCAGAAGGCGGCCAAGTGCGGGTGTTTATCGAACATAATGATAACTTCCGTCTGCCCGCTAATGATGACACGCCAGTGATCATGGTAGGCCCAGGCACTGGCATAGCGCCGTTTCGTGCCTTTATGCAAGAGCGCGATGCTCGCGATGCCAGTGGTAAGAACTGGTTATTTTTTGGTAACCCACACTTTACTCAAGACTTTTTATATCAACTAGAATGGCAGCGGTTCGTAAAATCCGGCTTATTAAACAAGATCTCTTTAGCCTTTAGCCGTGACCAACAAGAAAAGATTTACGTACAGCACAAACTACGCGAGCAAGGCGCCGAGGTTTACGCTTGGTTAGAAGAAGGCGCGCACTTTTATGTGTGTGGCGATGCCAACAAGATGGCCAAAGATGTGCACGATGCCTTAGTGGATATTGTGGCTGAGCACGGCAATAAGACTATTGAACAAGCAACCGAATATGTTGATGCACTGCGCGCCGCTAAGCGTTACCAGAGGGATGTATACTAA